The genomic region ACATCACTGGATCATGTCAGTCCCCGCCCACGAAACATCATGCCGGTGCATGGCGTCGGAGAAATGGCCGACGGGCAGGAACCGGAAATCGGCTTCTCCGAGCAAACCGCCCGCGATGAAGCGGCCCGTTGCCTGCAATGCGGCGTCATCTGTTACGAACACAAATAAGGGGACAAGATGGCTACCGAAGAAGGACATGTCATAAAAACGGATAAGGGCATCGCCTGGATCCGGGTTTCCCGTTCCGCCGCCTGCGAAAGCTGCCAGTCCAGGAACGCCTGTCACAGCCTGGGAGGCGGTGAAAAAGACCTGACCGTGGCGGCCGTCAATCCGGTCGGCGCCAGGGAAGGAGACCGGGTGGTGATCGAGTTCAGCACCGCCTCCCTGATGAAAGGCACCTTCCTGATCTACCTCTTTCCCATCCTCTGCCTGCTGGCGGGCGCCGGCCTCGGCGTCCGCCTCTCGCCACTTCTCGGCTGGGATGAATCCGCCCTTTCCGCCCTTTCCGGCCTGGGCGCCTTTGTTCTGGCGATCATTCTGGTGGTCGTCCTCGGTAACCGCCTGGGGAAAAAAGACGCTTACAAGCCGAAAATCATCCGCGTCTTCAAACCGCTGCCGCCGGCATAAACGGTTACGAAGCCAGGATCTGATAACCGAAATAGTCCATCAGCCGCCTGTCCACAAATTCATTGATGATCGCTAAAGCGCCAGCGGAGAGATCGCTCTTCCACTTTTCGTTCAAATAGTAGTCACGGTAGTAATGGACGTCTTTTCCCCGGTCCTTGGTGGATCGTTCATGATCGACAAACCGGTCCGTGCGCCGGGGGATGGAAAACCGGCCGCTGATCTGTTTCATCACCCCCGCCGGGTCCGCCAGGATGCCCTCCGCCGTCAGGTTCAGGGCCGCCAGCCCCTGGAGCCCGAGATAGGCATTGTTCTTGATGTTCCAGAGCTCAACGGGATTTTTCAGGATCCGGCCGGTGTTGTCCCGGCGGGTCGTTTTCCAGGGCCGTTGCAGAAAAGTTTCAAAGGAAGGATTATCGGCGTACCGCTGATGGTAGGGCCGGCGATAAAGGGACAGCAGCCAGGCATAAGGATTTCGGGTGACGGTCAGGATGACCAGGTTGCTGTTCACCAGAGGACTTGTTTTCAGCGCCGCAGGTGACACGCGGGTGTGTTTCCAGCCCAGATTGCTGCTGAATGAAAGAGAAAAGTACAGGTCCCGGATGATCTCGTTACCTGGAAGGATCTTCTGCAGTTTGGATATGAAAGGCGGCACCACCCCCGGAAGCTGACGGGCATTCAGGTTGAGATCGATGAGCCGGCCCAGGTAATTCGTACCGGTGTTCCGCTCACCATATATTTTTATCGTATCAGCCACCGGATTCCTCTTGAGGCCATCTTAAAAATTGCCTCTACAAAATAGCCTTCCCGATTCAGGCGTCCAGCGGGTATTCAAACAGGTCGCCCTTGAAATTTCTGACGGTCAGCACGCCGCCGGCCGCTTCCCGGACATATTCCGGCTGCAGGGGCACCTTGCCGCCGCCGCCCGGCAGATCGATCATGTAGCGCGGGATGGCCGTTCCGGGCAGGCGCCCCTGCAGCGCTTCCATGATGGTTAACCCCTCTCTGATCGAAACCCGGAAATGGGCCGTGCCTTTGACCAGATCAGGATGGTGCAGGTAATAAGGTCTGACCCGGATGGCCAGCAGCGCCCGCATCAGGCGTGCCATGACCTCGGGAGAATCGTTAATCCCTCTTAACAGCACGGTCTGGCTGCCAAGCGGAATCCCCGCGTCCGCCAGCCGGGCGCAGGCTCGGGCCGCCGTTTCCGTGACCTCATCGGGATGGTTAAAATGGATATTGACATACAGGGGGTGATATTTCTTCAGCATCGCCGCCAGTTCATCGGTGACCCGCTGCGGCAGGGCGCAGGGCACCCGGGAATGGATGCGGATGGTTCGCACGTGAGAAAAATCGCGGATGCTTTGCAGAACCCGGTCCAGGGCCCGGTCTTCCAACATAAACGGATCGCCTCCGGAGAGGATGACCTCCCGGATGGCAGTGTTGCCCTGGATATACGCCAGGGCCGTCTTCATCCCGGCCGGAGTCGGTCCGGCCGACCGGCCCGCCATCCGTTTGCGCATACAGAACCGGCACAGTACAGGACAGCGACCGGAAACCAGGAAAATAACCCGGTCCGGGTAGCGGTGGATAATGCCGGGAGCCGGGCTCTGTTGGTTCTCGGCCAGGGGGTCGTCATCCAGGCCC from Thermodesulfobacteriota bacterium harbors:
- a CDS encoding KamA family radical SAM protein; the encoded protein is MRPQTQAGAVLTCRKDRGQEDWRGILKGGFACAGDLPPELATAGKAVEAVRSVYPMSVNAYYAGLISRPDDAIARQVIPDSRELEDTGLDDDPLAENQQSPAPGIIHRYPDRVIFLVSGRCPVLCRFCMRKRMAGRSAGPTPAGMKTALAYIQGNTAIREVILSGGDPFMLEDRALDRVLQSIRDFSHVRTIRIHSRVPCALPQRVTDELAAMLKKYHPLYVNIHFNHPDEVTETAARACARLADAGIPLGSQTVLLRGINDSPEVMARLMRALLAIRVRPYYLHHPDLVKGTAHFRVSIREGLTIMEALQGRLPGTAIPRYMIDLPGGGGKVPLQPEYVREAAGGVLTVRNFKGDLFEYPLDA
- a CDS encoding SoxR reducing system RseC family protein, which translates into the protein MATEEGHVIKTDKGIAWIRVSRSAACESCQSRNACHSLGGGEKDLTVAAVNPVGAREGDRVVIEFSTASLMKGTFLIYLFPILCLLAGAGLGVRLSPLLGWDESALSALSGLGAFVLAIILVVVLGNRLGKKDAYKPKIIRVFKPLPPA